One genomic window of Polyangium aurulentum includes the following:
- a CDS encoding RNA polymerase sigma factor, whose translation MTATDAHRTINAVFRIESPRLIAGLTRIVRDVGLAEELAQDALVAALERWPESGVPDNPGAWLMATAKHRAIDLLRRGKRVERKHEELGHEIELQQETAAPDLEAAIDDDVGDDLLRLVFISCHPVLSTEARVALTLRLLGGLTTEEIARAFLVPEPTVAQRIVRAKRTLAEARVPFEVPRGAELAERLSSVLQVIYLVFNEGYAATAGDDWMRPALCEDALRLGRILAELVPQEPEVHGLVALMEIQASRLRARTGPSGEPILLLDQNRARWDHVLIRRGLAALARAEALGGARGPYALQAAIAACHARAHTAEETDWARIAALYGALVQLMPSPVVELNRAVAVSMAFGPAAGLEVADALLSEPSLQGYHLLPSVRGDLLAKLGCFDEARAELERAASLTRNARERALLLERAAACARGSATS comes from the coding sequence GTGACGGCAACCGACGCGCATCGCACGATCAACGCGGTCTTCCGGATCGAGTCACCCAGGCTCATCGCCGGTCTCACGCGTATCGTGCGCGACGTGGGCCTCGCCGAGGAGCTCGCGCAGGACGCCCTCGTCGCCGCGCTCGAAAGGTGGCCAGAATCGGGCGTCCCCGACAACCCGGGGGCCTGGCTCATGGCCACCGCGAAGCATCGCGCGATCGATCTGTTGCGCCGCGGCAAGCGGGTCGAGCGCAAGCACGAGGAGCTCGGTCACGAGATCGAGCTGCAGCAAGAGACCGCCGCGCCGGATCTCGAGGCCGCGATCGACGACGACGTCGGCGACGACCTGTTGCGCCTCGTGTTCATCTCCTGTCATCCGGTCCTGTCGACCGAGGCGCGCGTCGCCCTCACGCTCCGCTTGCTCGGAGGCCTCACGACCGAGGAGATCGCCCGCGCGTTCCTCGTCCCCGAGCCCACGGTCGCCCAGCGAATCGTCCGCGCCAAGCGCACCCTCGCCGAGGCCCGCGTGCCCTTCGAGGTCCCCCGCGGAGCCGAGCTCGCCGAGCGTCTCTCCTCGGTGCTCCAGGTCATCTACCTCGTCTTCAACGAGGGCTACGCCGCGACCGCCGGTGACGACTGGATGCGGCCTGCGCTCTGCGAGGATGCGCTCCGGCTCGGCCGCATCCTGGCCGAGCTCGTCCCGCAGGAGCCGGAGGTCCACGGGCTCGTCGCGCTCATGGAGATCCAGGCGTCGCGTTTGCGGGCGAGGACCGGGCCCTCGGGAGAGCCCATCCTGCTGCTCGATCAGAACCGCGCGCGCTGGGATCACGTGCTCATCCGTCGTGGCCTCGCGGCGCTCGCGCGCGCCGAGGCGCTCGGAGGCGCGCGTGGACCGTACGCGTTGCAGGCCGCGATCGCCGCATGTCACGCGCGCGCGCACACGGCGGAGGAGACGGACTGGGCGCGCATCGCCGCGCTCTACGGCGCGCTCGTCCAGCTCATGCCCTCCCCCGTCGTCGAGCTGAACCGCGCCGTCGCCGTGTCGATGGCGTTCGGTCCAGCCGCGGGCCTCGAGGTCGCCGATGCCCTGCTCTCGGAGCCGTCGCTGCAGGGCTACCATCTCTTGCCGAGCGTGCGCGGTGACCTGCTCGCGAAGCTCGGGTGCTTCGATGAAGCCCGCGCGGAGCTGGAGCGCGCGGCGTCGCTCACGCGAAACGCACGCGAACGCGCGCTGCTGCTCGAGCGCGCTGCCGCATGCGCGCGCGGATCGGCGACGTCATAG
- a CDS encoding alpha/beta fold hydrolase — translation MPTVTTNDGAQIAYRSFGEGPRTVILVHGWKVSGAVYDDMLSALDLAGLRVLVPDLRGAGGSSKPKEGYGIQRFAEDILAIADAERLGSFVVVGHSMGGQIAQWLAAHHPDRIAGAVLLCPVPASGLPLPDEMVAVFRAAAQSHEAQRGIITNVSRELSPAAIDKLVADAASTSPDAILLGFEAWRAGGFAGALSQVRAPTLVVGTDDPAVPVDLLRAEIVSKIAGARLAVLPGPGHYVHVERPRETAALLNAFLCALRP, via the coding sequence ATGCCCACGGTCACCACGAACGACGGCGCTCAGATCGCGTACCGCAGCTTCGGCGAGGGCCCGAGGACCGTGATCCTCGTCCACGGCTGGAAGGTCTCCGGCGCGGTCTACGACGACATGCTCTCCGCGCTCGACCTCGCCGGCCTGCGCGTCCTCGTCCCCGACCTGCGCGGCGCGGGCGGCTCGAGCAAACCGAAGGAGGGCTACGGCATCCAGCGGTTTGCAGAGGACATCCTCGCGATCGCCGACGCCGAGCGCCTCGGCTCGTTCGTCGTCGTGGGACACAGCATGGGCGGCCAGATCGCGCAGTGGCTCGCAGCGCACCACCCGGATCGGATCGCGGGCGCCGTGCTGCTCTGCCCCGTGCCCGCCTCGGGGCTGCCCTTGCCCGACGAGATGGTCGCCGTCTTCCGCGCCGCCGCGCAGAGCCACGAAGCCCAGCGCGGGATCATCACGAACGTGAGCCGCGAGCTGTCCCCCGCCGCGATCGACAAGCTCGTCGCGGACGCCGCCAGCACCTCGCCCGACGCCATCCTGCTCGGCTTCGAAGCCTGGCGCGCGGGCGGATTCGCGGGTGCGCTCTCGCAGGTCCGCGCGCCGACGCTCGTCGTGGGCACCGATGATCCTGCGGTCCCCGTCGACCTGCTCCGCGCCGAGATCGTCTCGAAGATCGCGGGCGCGCGCCTCGCCGTGCTGCCCGGGCCCGGCCACTACGTGCACGTCGAGCGGCCGCGCGAGACGGCCGCGCTGCTCAACGCCTTCCTCTGCGCGCTGCGCCCGTGA
- a CDS encoding STAS domain-containing protein yields the protein MQPRTDAAGRVLLLDLLARRRADVLERSTDWVVEAAGDLKGRRPREETRRLVDRVIATNLAVIEGDDRRPLEELIDYVTSYRAASEFRVSTLLRGFLSFKRGVSQVLEEEGTPAEGTLAALRIVDEVYYEATFAIADLYGEKLVLTVTERRRELEVELGEKQRQLEEKIETIDEQRRALAALSSPVLRVWAGVLLVPLIGEITHERALHARSKLLAAIEEQGAEAVLIDVTGLSVADAHAASVIVDMVRAARLVGAEGLLAGMRGEVARTFVTQGEDLAGTRTFATLEDGLRHLLRQSNGRRLRLAATSR from the coding sequence GTGCAGCCGCGCACCGACGCCGCAGGCCGCGTCTTGCTGCTCGATCTGCTCGCTCGCCGGCGCGCCGACGTGCTCGAGCGATCCACCGACTGGGTGGTCGAAGCTGCCGGAGACCTCAAGGGCCGCCGCCCCCGCGAAGAGACGCGGCGGCTCGTCGACCGGGTGATCGCGACGAACCTCGCGGTGATCGAGGGCGACGACCGCCGGCCGCTCGAGGAGCTCATCGACTACGTGACGAGCTATCGCGCCGCGAGCGAGTTTCGCGTCTCCACGCTGCTACGCGGCTTTCTATCGTTCAAGCGCGGCGTCTCGCAGGTGCTCGAGGAGGAGGGCACCCCGGCCGAGGGCACGCTCGCCGCGCTGCGCATCGTCGACGAGGTCTATTACGAGGCGACCTTCGCGATCGCCGATCTCTACGGCGAGAAGCTCGTTCTCACGGTCACGGAGCGCCGCCGCGAGCTCGAGGTCGAGCTCGGTGAAAAGCAGCGACAGCTCGAGGAGAAGATCGAGACCATCGACGAGCAGCGGCGGGCGCTCGCCGCGCTCTCGTCGCCCGTGCTGCGCGTCTGGGCGGGCGTGCTGCTCGTGCCGCTCATCGGCGAGATCACGCACGAGCGCGCCCTGCACGCGCGCAGCAAGCTGCTCGCCGCGATCGAGGAGCAGGGCGCGGAAGCGGTGCTCATCGACGTCACGGGGCTCAGCGTGGCCGACGCGCACGCGGCGAGCGTGATCGTGGACATGGTGCGCGCCGCGCGGCTCGTGGGCGCCGAGGGCCTGCTCGCGGGCATGCGCGGGGAGGTGGCCCGAACCTTCGTCACGCAGGGCGAGGACCTCGCCGGCACGCGCACCTTCGCCACGCTGGAGGACGGGCTGCGTCACCTGCTCCGCCAATCGAACGGCCGAAGGCTCCGCCTCGCCGCGACGAGCCGCTGA
- a CDS encoding helix-turn-helix domain-containing protein, translating into MPRRNVPEPFALQVGTRIRELRYERGMSLADLADASQLSKGHLSSVEHGLAAITVGTIARLARGFDLPPMYLLTFPAEDERARAAELMRELPKTEVKKIRRQVQDQLAARSR; encoded by the coding sequence ATGCCGCGACGCAACGTTCCCGAGCCCTTCGCACTCCAGGTCGGCACCCGTATTCGCGAGCTTCGCTATGAGCGGGGCATGTCCCTCGCCGATCTCGCCGACGCGAGCCAGCTCTCGAAGGGACACCTCTCCAGCGTCGAGCACGGGCTCGCCGCGATCACGGTCGGCACGATCGCCCGCCTCGCGCGCGGTTTCGACCTGCCGCCGATGTATCTGCTCACGTTCCCCGCCGAGGACGAGCGCGCGCGCGCCGCCGAGCTCATGCGCGAGCTGCCCAAGACCGAGGTGAAGAAGATCCGCCGCCAGGTGCAGGATCAGCTCGCTGCGCGCAGCCGCTGA
- a CDS encoding WD40 repeat domain-containing protein produces the protein MVILDCEDDPPTGWAFDATGTRLALGGWGGARIFETATGRALWEGMFDPEHEEPGIAEVLAFGPEGRLLACTGHHTGASGSNDVYLLAPEAGEVNGLEYAADAQSRGDYGDCEAACFSPDGRIAAAVSSAGIHLWPLAELSKPRCVKLPRDLRTKDGYTWSGSDGTALVLLPGARAALVFADHVLVAELEQGTFSVVAEAPGDIRLGDMLAVRPDGSLLVTENEWLRRGENRRLWRLPAGGKALCEGPALPGRPVWLSPDGRAALCEDEDGGLLEVNLESETSTALPRPELPADGGDLRGLAASGDGRVLLYGTDPEDVLVRVVVTHRAPG, from the coding sequence ATGGTGATTCTCGACTGCGAGGACGATCCCCCCACCGGCTGGGCGTTCGACGCGACGGGCACCCGCCTCGCGCTCGGCGGCTGGGGTGGGGCACGGATCTTCGAAACGGCCACGGGCCGCGCCTTGTGGGAAGGGATGTTCGACCCGGAGCACGAAGAGCCGGGGATCGCCGAGGTGCTCGCGTTCGGGCCCGAAGGGCGGCTGCTCGCGTGCACGGGGCATCATACGGGCGCTTCAGGGTCGAACGACGTGTACCTGCTCGCCCCGGAGGCGGGCGAGGTCAATGGCCTCGAATACGCGGCCGACGCGCAGTCGCGAGGGGACTACGGCGATTGCGAGGCCGCCTGTTTCTCGCCGGACGGGCGGATTGCCGCCGCCGTGAGCTCGGCGGGCATCCACCTGTGGCCGCTCGCGGAGCTTTCGAAGCCGCGGTGCGTGAAGCTGCCGCGGGACCTGCGCACGAAGGATGGATATACCTGGAGCGGCAGCGACGGCACGGCGCTCGTGCTCCTGCCCGGCGCTCGTGCGGCGCTCGTCTTCGCGGATCACGTGCTCGTGGCCGAGCTCGAGCAGGGGACGTTCTCCGTGGTGGCCGAGGCGCCTGGAGACATACGGCTGGGAGACATGCTGGCGGTTCGTCCCGATGGCTCGCTCCTGGTCACCGAGAACGAATGGCTCCGGCGAGGCGAGAATCGGCGGCTGTGGCGCCTGCCCGCGGGCGGAAAAGCGCTATGCGAGGGGCCGGCATTGCCGGGACGCCCCGTATGGCTGTCGCCCGACGGGCGCGCAGCCCTCTGCGAGGACGAAGATGGCGGGCTCCTCGAGGTGAATCTGGAATCGGAAACGAGCACGGCCCTACCGCGCCCCGAATTGCCTGCGGATGGGGGCGATCTGCGTGGGCTCGCAGCCTCGGGAGACGGGCGCGTGCTCCTTTACGGCACCGATCCGGAGGACGTGCTCGTGCGCGTGGTGGTCACGCACCGCGCGCCCGGTTGA
- a CDS encoding VOC family protein: protein MQTSTASAVSLNVKDVEASRNFFAQHIGFAEKMAADGFVAMARSDVGFHVIFLRQGLSSLQPETLKNAHVDGIILAFVVDDVDAEEARLRAEGVPITTPLQTEPWGERFFQITDPNGIIVQFVQWMTAPEA from the coding sequence ATGCAAACGAGCACCGCATCGGCCGTTTCGCTCAACGTCAAGGACGTCGAGGCGTCGCGTAACTTCTTCGCCCAGCACATCGGGTTCGCTGAAAAGATGGCAGCCGACGGCTTCGTGGCCATGGCGCGAAGTGACGTCGGCTTCCATGTCATCTTTTTGCGGCAAGGGCTGTCCTCGCTGCAGCCCGAGACGCTGAAGAACGCGCATGTCGACGGCATCATCCTGGCGTTCGTGGTCGACGACGTCGACGCCGAGGAGGCGCGGCTTCGCGCCGAGGGCGTGCCGATCACCACGCCGCTCCAGACCGAGCCGTGGGGCGAGCGCTTCTTCCAGATCACCGATCCCAACGGGATCATCGTCCAGTTCGTCCAGTGGATGACGGCTCCGGAGGCATAG
- a CDS encoding TetR/AcrR family transcriptional regulator, with protein MPPNKPAGTDPARTLALLWRHSLEPSPTRGPRQSLTADQVVDAAIALADEQGLDAVTVRSVAAAVGTSPMSIYTYVPGGKSELLELMIDAVYVRAERPALEKLGWRKRIMAIANQNRALYAAHPWLILASTSRPPLGPGVIAKYEYELAAFDGLGLSDIELDSALTFVLGFVAANARSAADAAALASTTTLTDEQWWERQAGILSRVVDPTKYPRATRVGQAAGAAQGGAYDAETAYRFGMERVLDGLGELVERRKNAP; from the coding sequence ATGCCGCCGAACAAACCCGCTGGCACTGATCCGGCGCGAACGCTGGCCCTTTTGTGGCGGCACAGCCTGGAGCCTTCTCCGACACGCGGACCGCGCCAGTCGCTGACCGCGGATCAGGTCGTCGACGCCGCCATTGCCCTCGCCGATGAACAAGGGCTCGACGCGGTCACCGTGCGCTCGGTCGCGGCGGCCGTGGGCACGTCGCCGATGTCCATCTACACCTACGTGCCAGGCGGGAAATCCGAGCTGCTCGAGCTGATGATCGACGCGGTCTACGTCCGGGCGGAGCGGCCGGCGCTCGAGAAGCTCGGCTGGCGCAAGCGGATCATGGCCATCGCCAATCAAAACCGCGCCCTCTACGCCGCGCACCCGTGGCTGATTCTCGCCTCCACGAGCCGCCCTCCCCTCGGCCCTGGCGTGATTGCGAAGTACGAGTACGAGCTCGCGGCATTCGACGGGCTCGGGTTGTCCGACATCGAGCTGGACTCCGCGCTCACCTTCGTCCTCGGCTTCGTCGCAGCCAATGCGCGCAGCGCAGCCGACGCAGCCGCGCTGGCGTCGACCACCACCCTCACCGACGAGCAGTGGTGGGAGCGCCAGGCCGGCATCCTGAGCCGTGTCGTCGACCCGACCAAGTACCCACGGGCGACGCGGGTCGGCCAGGCGGCGGGGGCTGCGCAAGGCGGCGCCTACGACGCCGAGACGGCCTACCGCTTCGGCATGGAACGCGTGCTCGATGGCCTCGGCGAGCTGGTCGAGCGGCGCAAGAATGCTCCATGA